The window ATGCGGCGGGCGGTGCGTTCGCGGTCTTCCGGGGCGATCACGTCGAGGACGGAGCGGCCGGTCAACTGGTCCTGGGGGTAGCCGACGACTGCGGCGGCGGCGGCATTGGCTGAGAGGATGCGCCCCTGGGCGTCGAGGGTGTAGATGGCATCCGGGGCGCCCTCGATGAGTTCGCTGCGGATCTGGTCCATGGAGGGGGGATGATCCACGGGGCCATTCATGGGCGCGGAGCCGGGCGGGGGGGTGACCGGAGTTGGCGTGGAGCGGGCCGGGCGAGCCGGGGTTGGCCGGATGGGGCTGGCCACGCGGTCTGGAGTGGGGCGGGGGACATCGGGAACGACCCGGGGATACTTCCCTGCCGTGGGGCGGGGTGCAAACCCTGCGACGCGGGGAAGAGTGCCGGGGCGTACGCCCGAAGGGAAGGGGCGTCGCGACGTGGGCGAAGCGGGCCCGAGGAGGGCCGGAGATCAAGAGGTTGCCAGGGTTGAAGGCTGGCGACCGGGATGGGATCAGGCTGCGTGAGTGACGACTGAATCGTCGCTGGCGGGGGTTCCCCGGCGGGGGAACGGGGGTGGAGAATTGAAGCTCCAGAACTCGGCGAGGCTGCGGAGCATTTCGACGTACTCCTCGGATCGGGTGGGTTTGATCAGGTAGGCCATGATGCCGAGCTGGTAGAGGCGTTCCCGATCGGCCTCATGGGGTGAGGTGGTGAGCACGGCCACGGGGAGGGTGCGCAGCACCGGGTCCCGGCGCAATTCGGCGAGAAACTCATGCCCGTTCATGCGGGGCATATTGATATCGAGGAGGATCAGGAACGGGAGGGAGTGGTTTTCGGAGCGGAGCCACTGGAGGGCGGCTTCTCCATGGCGGGCGACCTCGATGGGGAAGGCGGCCGGGAGTCGGGCGAGGGCGCGTTCGAGGCTCAGGACATCGACTTCGTCATCCTCGACGAGGAGGAGGGGGCGCTTTTCGCGGCAGAAGCGCTGGAGGCGATCGGCGCGGGCGCGATTCTGCTGCCAGGCGGTGGCGAAGCGCATCAGCTCATGGACGCTGTTGAGGCCGAGTTTTTGGCGGATATTGGCCCGGTGGACATCGACGGTGCGGGGGCTGATGCCCAGGCGGTCGCCGATCTCCTTGGCCTCGAAGCCTTCGCCTGTGAGCTGGAACACTTCGAGTTCCCGGTCGGTCAGGATATCCTCGGGCGAGGAATCGACCTCGGAGGAGGCTTCCTCCCGTTTGACCAGCTTGGGGAGGAGGCCCGGGGACATGTAGCGTTCCCCTGCGGCGACCTGGCGGATGGCTGTAAGGAGGGCATCGGGGGTGGTAGCGGGGTCCAGGAAGCCCTTGACTCCGGCGGCGAGGGCGGAGTCGAGCAAATCCGGGCTGCCGCTTTCGGCGAGGAGCACCAGTGAGGGTGGCTGATTGGCAACCGATGGGGGAAGGGCGACGCCGAGGGCGCGGAGTTCGACGACAGCCGTTTCATCGACGACGATGACGGTGGGGCGGACTTCTTCGATCAGGGCCATGGCTTGGCGCATGTCGGCGGATTCGCCGACCAGCACGATATCGTCCTGTCCGGAGAGGCAGTTCCGCAACCCGGCACGGGCCAACGCGTTTCCGAGCGTCAGCAGCACCCGGATGCCGGGCGTTTCGGATGAGGTTTTGGAGGGAGAGTTCAAAGTTGACATGAGGCTAAAAGATTCGGGGAACGACTGCAAGAAGGGACGTCAGGGGAGTGGAAAGGGAAACGGGAGTCCGGTACCCGACCTCGGAGCGATGGCGGAGGGTGGGGCGCTGGCATTCTGGGACGACCGCGTCATGTCGTAGATATCGGGTCTTGCGGTCGGTTACTTAAGTGGTGCCTGTGGCTGGGCAAAAATGCGGAACCCGAATGATCCAACGGGCGGGACTAAGAGCCACAATCAAGCGTCATGAAAGGGTTCGGGGCAGGCCAGTTGGCCTGCCCCGGAACCGAAGGGGGTGCGAAGGGCGTCCGGGCGTGGGCGCCCGGAAGTGCGGCAGTGAGGCTCAGCGCCGGTGACGGCGGGTGAGGGCATAGAGCCCGCCGCCGAGGAGCAGGAGCGTCACGGGACCGGGTTCCGGGATGGAGGCGACGACGACGCCGTACATATTCTGACCGTCCTGACCGTATTCCTGGAGGGTCAGGGTGCCGGCGGGGAAGAGCTTGGCGTACACGGAAGACCACTGGTTGATGGAGCCGTCGGCGCTTTCATCGATGCCGACAGTATCCGGGAAGGCAGGGTTTCCCGCGTTATTTCCGTTCACGGAGATGGGGATCCAGAGCTCGTTGGGGACCCACTGCATGCGTTCGGTGAAGGTCGGGGGATTGGCATTGCTGCCATCGCCAAGGCGGTTATCGATGAGGAGATAAACGATCGAGGGGTTGGCGAGGGTGATCTCGAGTTCGAAGTTGGCATTATCGCGGTTGTTGTTGGCGATCATGATGTACTCATGCCCCATGAGGTAGGAGGGGAAGCCAACGGAGTCCGAGGTGCGGGTGTACTGGTGGGTCCGATCCGTCATCGACTTGGCCCCGTCGAGGAAGGGGCCGACGGTGTAGTCGGGGATCAGGACGTTGCCGGTGGGATTCTCGATGGAGAAAGTCATCCCCGTCGCCTTGGCCGAGGGGCGATCGGTATCCCCGTTTCTTTCGATGACGGAGACAATGTTGGGGAAGGCATGGGCGCCGAGCGAGGCGGCCAATCCGGCGAAGGTGGCCGCTGCGGCGCGGAGCAGGGAGGTCTTCATGGAGTTGGGAGACGGGCGCGAAGGTACGGTTCACGTCCCGAGGGAGGCAAGGAAAAAGCCTTCGAAAACGAGCAGGAATCCGCCGCCCTCCGGCACTCGGGAGGTCCATCGGCGAGCGCGCGATGGAGCCCGACGTCTGGCCTGCCGATGCGGCGGTTCACGAGGGGTGGGATTCGGGATCGGGCGAGGGCGCGACGTGGATTCGGTTGGCGATTTCGGGCGGGATGGGAACTGCCTTCATGGAGCCGTCCGGGCGATGGGCGACGCAGACGACGGTGAGGCGGCCGGAGGCGAGTTCGTCGGGGTGCGCAGCACCGGGACGCAGGAACCGGAAGGCGTAGGTAAGGGACTTGGAGCGTTTCTCGACCACTTCGAGGTGAATTTCGAACTCCTCCTCGAAACGCAGGGGCTGATGGTAGTCGCACGAGGCGTGGACACGGGGCCAGCCCACTTGGGGGGCGCCGGGCCGGGCGGCGACGGAGTGGCCGAGGGAGCGGAAGAAGGCGTGTTCGGCGGCCTCCATGTAGCGGAAGAAGTTGGAGTAGTGAACGATTCCGGCGAGGTCGGTTTCGGAGAACTCGACGCGGCGGCGGAGAACGAAGGTGGAAGCCATGGGATCAGGCGGAGACGGGCTGGGTGCGGCGGGTGGCAAGGGCGGCGGCGAAGTGATCGGCGACGCGATGGGCGGCGGCGACGTTGTTGTACCGTTTTTCTACGGCGTTACGGCCGGCGCGGCCGAGGCGGGCTGCGAGGTCGGGTTGGAGGAGGACTTCCTCGATGCGCAGGGAAAGGTCTTCGGGATCGTTGGGACGGGACAGCAGGCCGGCTTGGGATTGCTCGATGATTTCGGGAAAGGCGGCGGTATCGGGCTGGACGACGGGGACGCCGGAGGCCATGGCTTCGAGGAGGTAGAGCCCGAAGGCCTCGCCGTAGTGGGCGGGAACCGAGAGGACGGAGAGGCGGCGGAAGAATGCCTGTTTCGAGGCGTGGTCGAGATTGGGGAAGAGTTCGACCTGGCTGGCCCAGCCCTCGCGTTCGAGGCGCTGCTGCTGGGCGCGGACGAATGGTTGGTCGGAGGGCCCGAGTCCGCCGCCGAGATGGAGGCGCAGATTGGGGATGCGTCCCCGCTGGCGGATCCGGCAGTAGGCGTCGACGAGGTGATCGAGTCCTTTTTCGGCGCAGAGGCGGGCGAAGAAGCCGAGGACGGGCTGAACTGGCTGGGCGTCGGGGACGCGCCAGCCGGCGAGGTTGATGCCGTTGGGCACGACCTGGATGGATTCGGCGGCGAGGCCGAGTCGTTCGGCCATGCGATCGGCGTAGTAGCGGCTTGGGGAGATGAGGAGATCCACTTCGGCGAGGCGTTCGGCGAGGATCTTCCAAGCGTCCGTTCGGTGCGGTTCGGCCAGGGCATCGAGGAAGCAGTCCT of the Verrucomicrobiia bacterium genome contains:
- a CDS encoding response regulator, giving the protein MSTLNSPSKTSSETPGIRVLLTLGNALARAGLRNCLSGQDDIVLVGESADMRQAMALIEEVRPTVIVVDETAVVELRALGVALPPSVANQPPSLVLLAESGSPDLLDSALAAGVKGFLDPATTPDALLTAIRQVAAGERYMSPGLLPKLVKREEASSEVDSSPEDILTDRELEVFQLTGEGFEAKEIGDRLGISPRTVDVHRANIRQKLGLNSVHELMRFATAWQQNRARADRLQRFCREKRPLLLVEDDEVDVLSLERALARLPAAFPIEVARHGEAALQWLRSENHSLPFLILLDINMPRMNGHEFLAELRRDPVLRTLPVAVLTTSPHEADRERLYQLGIMAYLIKPTRSEEYVEMLRSLAEFWSFNSPPPFPRRGTPASDDSVVTHAA
- a CDS encoding PEP-CTERM sorting domain-containing protein (PEP-CTERM proteins occur, often in large numbers, in the proteomes of bacteria that also encode an exosortase, a predicted intramembrane cysteine proteinase. The presence of a PEP-CTERM domain at a protein's C-terminus predicts cleavage within the sorting domain, followed by covalent anchoring to some some component of the (usually Gram-negative) cell surface. Many PEP-CTERM proteins exhibit an unusual sequence composition that includes large numbers of potential glycosylation sites. Expression of one such protein has been shown restore the ability of a bacterium to form floc, a type of biofilm.), whose product is MKTSLLRAAAATFAGLAASLGAHAFPNIVSVIERNGDTDRPSAKATGMTFSIENPTGNVLIPDYTVGPFLDGAKSMTDRTHQYTRTSDSVGFPSYLMGHEYIMIANNNRDNANFELEITLANPSIVYLLIDNRLGDGSNANPPTFTERMQWVPNELWIPISVNGNNAGNPAFPDTVGIDESADGSINQWSSVYAKLFPAGTLTLQEYGQDGQNMYGVVVASIPEPGPVTLLLLGGGLYALTRRHRR
- a CDS encoding acyl-CoA thioesterase, which codes for MASTFVLRRRVEFSETDLAGIVHYSNFFRYMEAAEHAFFRSLGHSVAARPGAPQVGWPRVHASCDYHQPLRFEEEFEIHLEVVEKRSKSLTYAFRFLRPGAAHPDELASGRLTVVCVAHRPDGSMKAVPIPPEIANRIHVAPSPDPESHPS
- a CDS encoding glycosyltransferase family 4 protein, whose amino-acid sequence is MRIVQLTPGAGGMYCGNCLRDNAIVAALRRHGHDVTMLPLYLPLTTDEPDQSAGSPVFFGGINVYLEQRIPFARRLPKWLHRLLDSPRLLRWVGTAAAQTHPSKVGALTVSMLRGEEGRQASEVDALVEWLFQHQPHPDVISFSNALLIGPARRLKSQLGSVIAVTLQGEDCFLDALAEPHRTDAWKILAERLAEVDLLISPSRYYADRMAERLGLAAESIQVVPNGINLAGWRVPDAQPVQPVLGFFARLCAEKGLDHLVDAYCRIRQRGRIPNLRLHLGGGLGPSDQPFVRAQQQRLEREGWASQVELFPNLDHASKQAFFRRLSVLSVPAHYGEAFGLYLLEAMASGVPVVQPDTAAFPEIIEQSQAGLLSRPNDPEDLSLRIEEVLLQPDLAARLGRAGRNAVEKRYNNVAAAHRVADHFAAALATRRTQPVSA